From Pontibacillus yanchengensis, the proteins below share one genomic window:
- a CDS encoding ATP-grasp domain-containing protein translates to MELDQLERNTSVEEAKKKDKTKPYLTALIGWSLEAIEAASRMNRPFVVVGPPDFESYAKKHDLQFVGWDFSRLNESSDNLYKQLQSLGVELAIPLYEECVEWAGALNARFREDPRIFNRSWLLRDKGMMKRKAQIAGIKVGVFEEARTKDDVKRFLERVNQALLKIDGDHFDPIHVKPLDKAGSVGHLAIDTVEDISQLEDVDFPLLMESHLDGQEFSCEAFIHKGKVQFLNITEYIRLGYSNFVPASPSLQAKRPLIEKAVQQLVDAFEIEYGVIHPEYFIMPDGTLHFGEVAARVPGGHIFDLIERAYGFSAYEAQILCSDPNTTQEEIDAFFPSADNFQGYAGCLMVHPDIDYVEDLNIPEELEQHPYFLKHDMFTPPQGKVAERVGFGNHYGTIFMFGKDSDEMTDLLKLYEQYNFYR, encoded by the coding sequence ATGGAATTAGATCAGCTAGAACGTAATACCTCAGTGGAAGAAGCTAAAAAGAAAGACAAAACAAAGCCATACTTAACTGCATTAATTGGATGGAGTTTAGAGGCTATTGAAGCAGCTTCCCGTATGAATCGACCTTTCGTCGTTGTTGGTCCTCCTGATTTTGAAAGCTATGCAAAGAAGCATGATTTACAGTTTGTTGGTTGGGATTTCAGTAGACTTAATGAAAGCTCAGATAATTTATATAAACAACTTCAGTCGTTAGGCGTTGAACTAGCGATTCCTTTATATGAAGAATGTGTGGAATGGGCTGGTGCCCTGAACGCTCGTTTCCGTGAGGACCCACGCATATTCAACCGTTCTTGGTTACTGCGTGATAAAGGTATGATGAAGCGAAAAGCACAAATTGCAGGCATCAAAGTAGGCGTTTTTGAAGAAGCCAGAACGAAAGATGATGTAAAACGATTCTTAGAGCGTGTGAATCAAGCCTTACTTAAAATAGATGGGGATCATTTTGATCCTATCCATGTGAAACCACTTGATAAAGCAGGATCTGTGGGGCACCTTGCAATTGACACAGTAGAAGATATTAGTCAGCTAGAAGATGTAGATTTCCCACTATTGATGGAGAGTCACTTAGATGGTCAGGAGTTTTCTTGCGAGGCATTTATCCATAAAGGAAAAGTGCAATTCTTGAACATCACAGAATATATTCGCTTGGGCTATTCTAACTTTGTACCAGCTTCCCCATCCTTACAAGCCAAACGACCATTAATTGAAAAAGCAGTTCAGCAGTTAGTAGATGCTTTTGAAATTGAATATGGAGTCATTCACCCTGAGTATTTCATTATGCCAGATGGTACGTTACATTTCGGCGAAGTTGCAGCTCGTGTACCTGGTGGACATATCTTTGATTTAATTGAGCGAGCATATGGATTTAGTGCTTATGAAGCGCAAATTTTGTGTAGTGATCCGAATACAACACAGGAGGAGATAGACGCCTTCTTCCCAAGTGCTGATAATTTTCAAGGATATGCTGGTTGTTTAATGGTTCACCCTGACATTGATTATGTTGAGGATCTCAACATTCCTGAAGAGTTAGAGCAGCATCCATACTTTTTGAAGCATGATATGTTCACACCACCTCAAGGGAAAGTTGCCGAGCGAGTTGGTTTTGGTAATCATTACGGAACGATATTTATGTTTGGTAAAGATAGTGATGAGATGACTGACCTATTGAAACTGTATGAACAATATAATTTCTACCGTTAA
- a CDS encoding excisionase family DNA-binding protein: protein MYLTIQETAEYLELPEAYIEKLVQQNRIRSLHDGEQFLINKEQFNTHFEQMEKYREYVQQILNEPLPEDMDVKDED, encoded by the coding sequence ATGTACTTAACCATACAAGAAACAGCAGAATATTTAGAACTCCCAGAAGCCTATATAGAAAAACTAGTCCAACAGAACCGCATCCGTTCCTTACATGACGGCGAGCAATTTCTAATTAACAAAGAACAATTCAACACTCATTTCGAACAAATGGAAAAATACCGCGAATATGTTCAGCAGATTTTGAATGAACCACTACCGGAGGACATGGATGTAAAGGATGAGGATTAG
- a CDS encoding RidA family protein gives MFKPIATDQAPAAIGPYSQAVDLGNLLFVSGQIPLDPETQAFVSDDVKEQTEQVMKNVGAILKEAGLDYKHIAKANIYLDNMDDFAVVNEVYASFLSEPYPARAAIEVGRLPKGAKVEVEAIAVKE, from the coding sequence ATGTTTAAACCAATTGCTACAGATCAAGCACCAGCAGCTATTGGACCTTATTCCCAAGCTGTAGACCTAGGAAATTTACTATTCGTATCTGGACAAATCCCGTTAGATCCAGAAACACAAGCCTTCGTTTCTGATGACGTAAAAGAGCAAACAGAACAAGTGATGAAAAACGTTGGCGCGATCTTGAAAGAAGCCGGCTTGGATTACAAGCACATCGCCAAAGCCAACATTTATCTTGATAACATGGACGACTTCGCTGTAGTAAACGAAGTGTACGCAAGCTTCCTAAGCGAACCATATCCTGCCCGCGCAGCCATTGAGGTAGGACGCCTACCAAAAGGTGCTAAGGTTGAAGTGGAAGCAATTGCTGTGAAGGAATAG